Proteins encoded within one genomic window of Nitrospina gracilis 3/211:
- the rpoN gene encoding RNA polymerase factor sigma-54 — protein sequence MAMEMKLNLKMAQKLVMTPMLQQAIKLLPLARLELAQLVRQELVDNPVLEEIIEEESFLEGDESDSETTPEDNLLDSLGETPIDGDKKEDNDPVEQEVDWESFLQDNYEYGPSPTAEAAPERPSIEATYKKEPSLTDHLHWQLSLAVDTDEDKFIGACIIGNIQNDGYCTAEPAELAEISNSTPEDVERIMKIIQTFEPVGVCARNLRECLMIQAQALPERSRTLETIIDKYLEKIDERYYQKISNEMKLPVEEIIEAVKALRSLDPKPGYNFSSEGTDYVIPDLVVVKNENGEYDVALNDEGIPRITISPYYQTLLQSSKESQTKEYLENKYRSAMWLIKSIDQRRQTIYKVGKSIVKLQKEFLDEGLAHLRPMVLRDVAQDIEMHESTVSRITTNKYIDTPQGIFELKFFFHSGIKSYTGDNNLSSIRVKTMIKEIIQEEDDKKPYTDDEMVEILMKKNAKIARRTVTKYRKELNIPAASKRKKFY from the coding sequence ATGGCCATGGAAATGAAATTGAATCTGAAGATGGCCCAGAAGCTGGTGATGACTCCCATGCTTCAGCAGGCCATCAAGCTGTTGCCGCTCGCGCGTCTGGAACTCGCCCAGTTGGTCCGGCAGGAACTGGTGGACAATCCGGTTCTTGAAGAAATAATTGAAGAAGAATCCTTCCTGGAAGGCGACGAAAGCGACTCCGAAACCACTCCGGAAGACAATCTCCTCGATTCTCTTGGTGAAACGCCCATTGATGGCGACAAGAAAGAGGATAACGACCCGGTCGAACAGGAGGTGGACTGGGAAAGTTTTTTGCAGGACAATTATGAATACGGACCCAGCCCCACTGCCGAAGCCGCGCCGGAACGCCCCTCCATTGAAGCCACTTATAAAAAAGAGCCGTCCCTCACCGATCACCTGCACTGGCAATTGAGCCTGGCTGTCGATACCGACGAAGATAAGTTCATCGGGGCCTGCATCATCGGCAATATCCAGAATGATGGTTATTGCACGGCGGAGCCCGCCGAACTGGCTGAGATAAGCAACAGTACGCCGGAAGACGTCGAACGCATCATGAAAATAATCCAGACGTTCGAACCGGTGGGCGTCTGCGCCCGCAACCTGAGGGAGTGCCTGATGATCCAGGCGCAGGCTCTTCCCGAACGGTCCAGGACCCTGGAAACCATTATTGATAAATACCTGGAAAAAATTGACGAGCGGTACTACCAGAAAATCTCCAACGAGATGAAATTACCGGTAGAGGAAATCATCGAAGCGGTGAAGGCCCTTCGCAGTCTCGACCCCAAGCCGGGATACAATTTCAGTTCGGAGGGAACAGATTATGTCATTCCGGACCTGGTGGTCGTCAAAAATGAAAACGGCGAATACGACGTCGCTCTCAACGACGAGGGCATCCCGCGGATCACCATCAGCCCTTATTACCAGACCCTTCTCCAAAGCTCAAAGGAAAGCCAGACAAAAGAATATCTGGAAAACAAATACCGCTCAGCCATGTGGTTGATCAAAAGCATCGACCAGAGGCGGCAGACCATCTACAAGGTGGGTAAAAGCATTGTCAAGCTGCAGAAAGAATTTCTGGATGAAGGCCTCGCACACCTGCGGCCCATGGTGCTCCGCGATGTTGCGCAGGACATTGAGATGCATGAATCCACTGTCAGCCGCATCACCACGAACAAATACATCGACACCCCACAGGGAATCTTCGAACTCAAGTTTTTCTTCCACAGCGGCATCAAGTCTTATACCGGTGACAACAATCTATCTTCCATCCGGGTAAAAACCATGATCAAGGAAATCATCCAGGAAGAAGATGATAAAAAACCCTACACCGACGACGAGATGGTGGAAATCCTCATGAAGAAAAACGCCAAGATTGCCCGCCGGACGGTGACCAAGTATCGGAAAGAATTGAATATTCCAGCTGCAAGCAAACGGAAAAAATTTTATTGA
- a CDS encoding NAD(P)H-hydrate epimerase, with product MQKVATALEMQAADRTAIERFKIPGLILMENAGRNVVDLMFTRIPDLADKKVAVLAGKGNNGGDGFVIARHLHQSGVGVRVLLAGKVGDLKGDARTNADIAIAIGIPVAEMNERNLNSQNHSLRHSHILVDALFGTGLSKPAGGLYAKLIQKINAAKKYVVAVDFPSGIDADSGQVNGPCVQANLTAALALFKRSHLLYPAAEMMGEIVQFDIGIPRQAVEEQNITVELVEETDIASLLPKRRRNTHKGTYGHALVIGGSRGKGGAAGLTSLAALRAGAGLVTLAIPESCNAALEFHPLEAMTLP from the coding sequence TTGCAGAAAGTTGCGACAGCTCTGGAAATGCAGGCGGCAGATCGAACGGCGATCGAACGATTCAAGATCCCCGGCCTGATTCTCATGGAAAACGCCGGACGCAATGTGGTTGACCTCATGTTCACGCGCATCCCGGATCTCGCCGACAAAAAGGTTGCAGTGCTGGCCGGCAAGGGCAACAACGGCGGCGACGGATTCGTCATCGCCCGGCACCTGCACCAGTCGGGCGTGGGCGTGCGGGTTCTTCTGGCGGGCAAGGTAGGTGACCTCAAAGGCGACGCCAGAACCAATGCAGATATCGCCATCGCCATCGGGATACCCGTTGCCGAGATGAACGAACGCAACCTCAACTCACAGAACCATTCCCTCCGTCATTCGCACATTCTGGTCGACGCGCTGTTCGGAACCGGGCTGTCCAAACCCGCAGGCGGCCTCTACGCGAAGTTGATTCAAAAAATCAATGCCGCCAAAAAATACGTGGTGGCGGTGGACTTTCCTTCCGGCATCGACGCCGACTCCGGGCAGGTCAACGGACCCTGCGTGCAGGCGAACCTCACGGCGGCCCTCGCCCTGTTCAAACGCAGTCACCTGCTTTATCCCGCAGCGGAGATGATGGGCGAAATTGTGCAATTCGACATCGGCATCCCCCGGCAGGCGGTGGAGGAACAGAACATCACAGTGGAACTGGTGGAGGAAACCGATATCGCCTCGCTCCTACCCAAACGCAGGCGCAACACCCACAAGGGCACTTATGGCCATGCGCTGGTCATAGGCGGGTCGCGGGGCAAGGGTGGAGCCGCGGGCCTGACGTCCCTGGCCGCCCTCCGGGCGGGAGCCGGACTCGTCACCCTCGCCATCCCTGAATCCTGCAACGCCGCTCTGGAGTTTCACCCGCTGGAGGCCATGACCCTGCC
- a CDS encoding NAD(P)H-hydrate dehydratase — translation LSGSVALEAVDLCLSHLKNKSALAIGPGLSTHKGALAFLEALLPQIACPVVIDADGLNGLAKLPGVLDRIQTEAVLTPHPKEMARLINATTKTVQSRRLDTAREFALAHGVTVLLKGAPTLVALADGRIRINPTGNPGMATGGTGDVLTGMIAGFLAQGLSGPDAAIAGAYLHGLAGDRVAAEMSETSLIAGDLLKALPQTLQQVQS, via the coding sequence GCTTTCCGGCTCGGTGGCGCTGGAGGCAGTGGACTTGTGTCTTTCCCATCTCAAAAACAAATCGGCGCTGGCGATCGGGCCCGGTCTTTCCACACACAAGGGAGCGCTGGCGTTTCTGGAGGCCCTCCTGCCACAAATCGCCTGTCCCGTGGTCATCGATGCGGACGGCCTGAACGGCCTTGCCAAACTGCCGGGTGTCCTTGACCGTATCCAAACCGAAGCGGTTTTGACGCCGCACCCCAAAGAAATGGCTCGGCTCATCAACGCCACCACAAAAACCGTGCAGTCGCGCCGCCTCGACACCGCCCGCGAATTCGCCCTGGCCCACGGAGTGACAGTCCTGTTGAAAGGCGCCCCTACGCTGGTGGCACTGGCCGACGGGCGAATCCGTATCAACCCGACCGGCAACCCCGGCATGGCAACCGGCGGCACCGGCGACGTGCTGACCGGCATGATTGCGGGTTTCCTGGCGCAAGGCTTGAGCGGACCCGATGCCGCCATCGCCGGAGCGTACCTTCATGGACTGGCGGGAGATCGCGTGGCGGCCGAAATGAGCGAGACCAGCCTCATCGCCGGAGACCTGCTGAAAGCCCTGCCGCAAACCCTGCAACAGGTCCAGTCGTAA
- the ptsP gene encoding phosphoenolpyruvate--protein phosphotransferase, with the protein MSKYPGIPVSNGVSIGKAYLLDRSKVCVVKRSLADNEISAEITRLREAIQMSKDQLRDIKQRTSSVAEKYAIILDTYTLLLEDDLLVNETIDNIKQDKINAEWALSRTLDKFTSLFNNINDDYLKGKRDDLDLVVHGVIKNLIGHHQESLVDIDEPVVIVTHALSPSDTIVMNRAFILGMATEVGGKTSHVGIFASALGIPAVVGVPNLTEYVNSGDMVIIDGIEGEVIVNPDESTLNHFRTKQKNYLRYEKKLLDNITLKSETMDGHPVQLMGNIESAHEARAVRKYGGEGIGLYRTEFLYLGANSLPTENDLYANFKSVVQAMEPYTVVIRTLDIGADKQLYHLDHETEANPALGLRGIRLSLKKPDVFISQIKGILRASLYGRVKILYPMITSVDEVREANHCLEQAKKELKRAQIPFDEKIPVGAMIETPSAALTVDSILDVVDFISIGTNDLIQYVLAVDRVNENVAHLYQPYHPSVLKILRQVFKTAAEKGKHVAICGEMGGDPMATFLLLGLGTVHELSMEPHSIPKVKKILRKVTLDEARKIADHALSLSTAEEVNQFITNEMRTRFPSDFDRDLAFGEKMA; encoded by the coding sequence ATGAGCAAATACCCCGGTATCCCGGTTTCAAACGGAGTGTCCATCGGAAAGGCTTATTTGCTGGACCGATCCAAAGTCTGCGTGGTCAAACGCAGTCTCGCCGATAATGAAATCTCGGCAGAGATCACGCGCCTGCGCGAAGCCATTCAAATGTCCAAGGACCAGCTTCGCGACATCAAACAACGCACGAGTTCGGTGGCTGAAAAATACGCGATCATCCTGGACACCTACACCCTCCTGCTGGAAGACGACCTTCTGGTCAATGAAACCATTGACAACATCAAACAGGACAAAATCAACGCCGAATGGGCTTTGAGCCGCACCCTCGACAAATTCACCAGCCTGTTCAACAACATCAACGACGATTACCTCAAAGGCAAGCGCGACGACCTGGACCTTGTTGTCCATGGCGTTATCAAGAACCTCATCGGGCATCATCAGGAAAGCCTGGTGGACATTGATGAACCCGTGGTCATCGTCACCCATGCCCTCAGCCCTTCAGACACGATTGTCATGAACCGGGCTTTTATTCTCGGGATGGCGACAGAAGTCGGGGGCAAAACCTCGCATGTCGGGATTTTCGCCTCGGCCCTCGGAATACCGGCTGTCGTCGGCGTCCCCAACCTCACCGAGTACGTTAACTCCGGAGACATGGTCATTATCGACGGCATCGAGGGCGAGGTGATCGTCAATCCCGATGAAAGCACCCTCAACCATTTCAGGACAAAACAGAAAAACTACCTGCGTTACGAAAAGAAACTGCTCGACAACATCACTCTCAAATCAGAGACGATGGATGGACACCCGGTTCAATTGATGGGCAATATAGAATCCGCGCACGAAGCCAGAGCGGTTCGCAAATATGGCGGCGAAGGCATCGGCCTGTACCGGACCGAGTTCCTGTACCTCGGTGCCAATTCCCTGCCCACGGAAAACGACCTGTACGCCAATTTCAAGAGCGTTGTGCAGGCCATGGAACCCTACACCGTGGTCATTCGTACGTTGGATATCGGCGCGGACAAGCAGTTATATCATCTTGATCACGAAACCGAGGCCAACCCGGCCCTGGGCCTGCGTGGAATCCGCCTTTCCCTCAAAAAACCGGACGTGTTTATAAGCCAGATTAAAGGGATTCTAAGAGCCAGCCTTTACGGGCGCGTTAAAATCTTATACCCTATGATCACAAGCGTGGATGAGGTGCGGGAGGCCAATCACTGCCTTGAACAGGCAAAAAAGGAATTGAAACGCGCACAAATTCCTTTTGATGAAAAAATCCCCGTAGGGGCAATGATTGAAACACCTTCCGCCGCCCTCACGGTCGATTCGATCCTCGACGTAGTGGATTTTATCAGTATTGGTACCAATGATCTGATACAATACGTCCTCGCCGTTGATCGGGTAAATGAGAATGTGGCCCATCTGTATCAGCCCTACCATCCCTCGGTCCTTAAAATTCTTCGACAGGTTTTTAAGACCGCTGCAGAAAAAGGCAAACATGTTGCCATTTGTGGAGAGATGGGCGGCGACCCCATGGCCACATTCCTTCTCCTTGGATTGGGGACGGTCCATGAATTGAGCATGGAACCCCATTCGATACCCAAGGTGAAAAAAATTCTGAGGAAGGTCACATTGGACGAGGCCCGGAAAATCGCGGACCACGCGTTGAGCCTGTCCACTGCTGAGGAGGTCAACCAGTTTATCACCAACGAAATGCGTACCCGCTTTCCTTCGGATTTTGACCGGGATCTCGCATTTGGTGAAAAAATGGCTTGA
- the tsaE gene encoding tRNA (adenosine(37)-N6)-threonylcarbamoyltransferase complex ATPase subunit type 1 TsaE, whose product MRFSSRSPEDTKNLGQRMGRLLKPGDILLLFGDLGAGKTTLVQGIAQGMEVPPDQYVRSPSFTLINEYRGRLPMYHIDLYRIESEGEMADLGLEDYLFGEGVTLIEWGEKLFPDQKTDQPPIIPIGLRVDVRLQIEEENDRTLILTLHPETPAGHPLFALQ is encoded by the coding sequence ATGCGATTTTCTTCCCGATCCCCTGAGGACACGAAGAATCTGGGGCAACGCATGGGCCGCCTTTTGAAGCCGGGAGACATCCTTCTCCTGTTCGGTGACCTGGGTGCAGGCAAAACCACTCTGGTTCAGGGCATCGCACAGGGCATGGAGGTTCCGCCGGACCAGTACGTGCGGAGTCCATCCTTCACCCTCATCAACGAATACCGGGGCCGCCTGCCCATGTACCACATCGACCTTTACCGTATCGAATCCGAGGGAGAGATGGCCGACCTCGGACTGGAAGACTACCTTTTCGGGGAGGGCGTCACGCTCATCGAATGGGGCGAAAAGTTGTTTCCCGACCAGAAAACCGACCAGCCGCCCATTATTCCGATTGGCCTTCGGGTGGATGTCCGACTTCAAATCGAGGAGGAAAACGACCGCACCCTCATCCTGACTCTCCACCCGGAGACCCCGGCCGGCCACCCCCTTTTTGCTTTACAATGA
- the lptC gene encoding LPS export ABC transporter periplasmic protein LptC, which produces MFVSILALVFSFGANYYSSLENNPLPISIEKTEKGIDVQIQNFKVENEYNGRKDWILKAEKATINNEQQVVKLKDVNVTYYLDEDHESHISARTGRMNQETNDIYLEGDVRFTAELGDFVQKYMDRKRSGTQTSANGS; this is translated from the coding sequence TTGTTTGTCTCCATCCTTGCCCTAGTGTTTTCTTTTGGCGCTAACTATTATTCCAGCCTGGAAAACAACCCCCTCCCCATTTCCATCGAAAAAACCGAGAAAGGCATCGACGTCCAGATCCAAAACTTTAAAGTAGAAAATGAGTACAATGGACGTAAAGATTGGATTTTAAAGGCAGAAAAAGCAACGATCAATAATGAGCAACAGGTCGTCAAGCTCAAGGATGTGAATGTAACCTATTATCTGGACGAAGACCACGAATCGCATATATCCGCCCGGACCGGCCGCATGAATCAGGAAACGAATGACATCTATCTGGAAGGGGATGTCCGGTTCACTGCTGAGTTGGGTGATTTTGTCCAGAAATACATGGACCGGAAACGGTCCGGAACCCAGACCTCGGCCAACGGATCGTGA
- the lptB gene encoding LPS export ABC transporter ATP-binding protein, which produces MVNEISIELRQGEIVGLLGPNGAGKTTTFYMVVGLTRPDRGRVLLDKEDLTAQPMFARAKRGISYLPQEPSIFRKLTVEENLLAVLESMNLPARERQRKAEALLKEFNILHIRNAMAYSLSGGERRRVEISRALATSPVFILLDEPFAGIDPIAVADIQLIVEKLKQRGIGVLITDHNVRETLRITDRAYIISEGKIIASGPPQKVAEDQKVKEVYLGEKFTF; this is translated from the coding sequence GTGGTCAACGAAATCAGTATCGAACTCAGGCAGGGAGAAATCGTCGGGCTCCTCGGCCCCAATGGGGCGGGTAAAACCACCACCTTCTACATGGTGGTGGGGTTGACGCGACCGGACCGCGGCAGGGTTTTGCTGGATAAAGAGGATCTCACCGCCCAACCGATGTTCGCCCGGGCGAAACGGGGCATCAGTTATCTGCCGCAGGAACCTTCCATATTCCGCAAGCTCACTGTTGAAGAGAATCTGCTTGCGGTCCTGGAATCCATGAACCTGCCGGCACGGGAACGCCAGCGCAAAGCGGAAGCGTTACTGAAAGAGTTCAACATCCTGCATATTCGCAATGCCATGGCGTATTCATTGTCCGGCGGAGAACGTCGGCGGGTGGAGATCAGCCGCGCTCTGGCAACCTCCCCTGTATTCATCCTGCTCGACGAACCGTTTGCGGGGATTGACCCGATTGCGGTGGCCGACATTCAATTGATTGTGGAAAAACTGAAGCAGCGCGGCATCGGCGTGTTGATCACGGACCACAACGTGCGGGAAACACTCAGGATCACAGACCGCGCCTATATCATCAGTGAAGGCAAAATCATCGCTTCGGGGCCACCGCAAAAGGTGGCCGAGGACCAGAAGGTGAAAGAAGTTTACCTGGGAGAGAAGTTCACCTTTTAA
- a CDS encoding LptA/OstA family protein, translating into MNFYFKKNFYSLASVTIGLLLIAVGSSWAQEGSPNKEAPKRLEITSEKMRTEDNGRKIIFIGNVRGTWEDVVLTSKILEVYTKPRDHTQSGSSPGAEDPGQGQELEKIIALENVDVVKGTKKARGDKAVYFDKDQKMILTGTPHATAWENENILEGPEMIFYMNEDRFEVTNGVKLILFPKDSELKKVDKKIETDTDASKTDRHEDPQHGQSGQGLSQTAGGQRNQYRTQAGRNRRAPRPQWGG; encoded by the coding sequence GTGAACTTTTACTTCAAAAAAAATTTCTACAGTCTCGCCTCTGTGACTATCGGACTATTGCTGATAGCCGTGGGCTCCTCCTGGGCACAGGAAGGGTCTCCGAACAAGGAGGCGCCAAAACGGCTGGAAATCACCTCGGAGAAAATGCGGACTGAAGACAACGGCCGCAAGATTATTTTCATCGGCAACGTTCGGGGCACTTGGGAGGACGTGGTACTGACATCGAAGATCCTTGAGGTATACACCAAGCCGCGGGACCATACCCAGTCCGGCTCCTCCCCCGGTGCGGAAGATCCCGGTCAAGGCCAGGAGTTGGAGAAAATCATCGCGCTGGAAAATGTGGACGTGGTGAAAGGTACCAAAAAAGCCCGCGGCGACAAAGCGGTTTATTTCGATAAAGACCAGAAGATGATACTGACCGGTACGCCTCACGCCACCGCATGGGAAAACGAAAACATCCTGGAAGGACCGGAGATGATTTTCTACATGAACGAAGACCGTTTTGAAGTCACCAACGGAGTCAAGTTGATCCTGTTTCCCAAGGATTCCGAACTGAAAAAGGTCGACAAAAAAATTGAAACCGACACAGACGCCTCCAAGACGGACCGCCATGAAGACCCTCAGCACGGTCAATCTGGTCAAGGCCTATCGCAAACGGCAGGTGGTCAACGAAATCAGTATCGAACTCAGGCAGGGAGAAATCGTCGGGCTCCTCGGCCCCAATGGGGCGGGTAA
- a CDS encoding PTS sugar transporter subunit IIA encodes MKISEIITEDFVLSSVSASDKKGVLAELVEFLKKRDVVGDGDDLLTALIEREKLGSTGIGENVALPHAKVKNLDRIVAVFARSVNGIDFESLDQKPVHFICLLLAPESSTGLHLKALAKIARLFKIESLREAILKAHDTTEIYSLIEEEDAKFI; translated from the coding sequence ATGAAAATCAGCGAAATAATAACAGAAGACTTCGTTCTCTCCAGCGTGTCCGCTTCCGACAAAAAGGGGGTCTTGGCTGAGTTGGTTGAGTTTTTGAAAAAAAGAGACGTAGTGGGAGACGGCGACGACCTTCTCACTGCCTTGATCGAGCGCGAAAAGCTGGGCAGTACCGGGATTGGAGAAAATGTTGCCCTGCCTCATGCCAAGGTCAAAAATCTGGATAGGATCGTGGCGGTTTTCGCCAGGTCAGTGAATGGTATCGATTTCGAGTCACTGGATCAAAAGCCAGTGCATTTCATATGCCTGCTTCTCGCACCCGAATCATCTACCGGACTGCACCTCAAAGCCCTGGCAAAAATCGCCCGGCTGTTCAAAATCGAATCCCTGCGCGAAGCGATATTAAAAGCTCACGACACCACGGAAATTTACTCCCTGATCGAAGAGGAAGACGCGAAATTTATATGA
- the hpf gene encoding ribosome hibernation-promoting factor, HPF/YfiA family, which produces MKLTVSGRQLKITQAMEDHLTQKLNKTLRNLDDSADVHVALAVEKHRHFAEITLKEKGVTAHSESETDDLYQAIDQAIEKIEKQVNKHKEKIKSKKIKKSQEEKDKQLE; this is translated from the coding sequence ATGAAACTCACGGTTTCAGGGCGCCAGTTGAAAATCACGCAGGCAATGGAAGACCATTTGACCCAAAAATTGAACAAGACCTTGAGAAACCTTGATGACTCTGCCGACGTTCATGTTGCTCTAGCTGTCGAAAAGCATCGCCATTTTGCTGAAATCACATTAAAGGAGAAAGGCGTAACAGCACACAGCGAATCAGAAACCGACGACCTGTATCAGGCAATCGATCAGGCTATCGAAAAAATTGAAAAACAAGTAAACAAACACAAGGAAAAAATTAAAAGTAAAAAAATAAAGAAAAGCCAGGAAGAAAAAGACAAGCAGCTGGAATGA
- a CDS encoding glycogen/starch/alpha-glucan phosphorylase, giving the protein MNDSVPDTKSSSPSETNGVDVIRDSISQHLKYSQAKSPRTATIMDYYNSIALTVRDRLVEKWIETQNRYFTKDPKRIYYLSMEYLVGRALSNYLVNLDFKKEVCRAIEKLGLELEEIEQSDIEAGLGNGGLGRLAACYMDSLATLGIPAGGYGMRYEYGIFYQKIIDGFQVETADNWLRKGYPWELPRPDYLYPIRFYGHVQHTSNKEGRGICHWVDSHDDVMAMAYDIPIPGYHNQTVNNLRLWSARSTREFDLGSFNEGDYVQAVTHKHESETLSKVLYPNDSNMQGKELRLKQEYFFVSASLQDILRRYKRNHSTFEQFPQKVAIQLNDTHPALAIPELIRLLMDREHRPWDEAWEITIKTFAYTNHTVLPEALEKWSVDLLQRVLPRHLEIIYHINQDFLNRVQVSHPGNNAMLEKVSIVEEKPVKSIRMSNLAIVGSHSVNGVAALHSDILKSRVFPEFNKLFPGRFINVTNGITQRLWLKSCNPALADLLNDTIGDKWVTDLSQMKKLRNFAEDENFQKRWRDVKMLNKIRLAKYIREDKALRMEINPNHLLDIQVKRIHEYKRQLLCLLHVIVLYNRFKENPNCDHVPRTVLFAGKAAPGYHMAKLIIKLITSVAKRVNQDGQTADKLRIVFIPNYSVNKAEGIIPGADLSEQISTAGMEASGTGNMKLALNGALTIGTLDGANVEIKNEVGEDNIFIFGLTAEQVDELKTRGYNPQGYYEQNGELKRAVGMIRDGYFSPDHPHLFQPLIDSLLVQGDRFMVLADFASYIKTQKEVEALFLQPNEWTRKSILNAAGMGLFSSDRAIRQYCEKIWNVHPLPK; this is encoded by the coding sequence ATGAATGATAGCGTGCCAGATACCAAGTCCTCCAGCCCATCCGAGACCAACGGTGTGGACGTGATCAGGGATTCCATTTCCCAGCACCTGAAATACTCGCAGGCGAAATCGCCCCGAACGGCGACAATCATGGATTATTACAACAGCATCGCCCTGACCGTGCGCGACCGTCTCGTGGAAAAATGGATCGAGACACAAAACCGTTATTTTACCAAAGACCCCAAGCGCATTTACTACCTGTCCATGGAATATCTTGTGGGCCGCGCACTCAGCAATTACCTGGTCAATCTTGACTTCAAAAAGGAGGTGTGCCGGGCCATTGAAAAGCTGGGGCTCGAGTTGGAGGAGATTGAGCAGTCTGACATCGAAGCCGGGCTGGGCAACGGAGGTCTCGGTCGCCTCGCCGCCTGCTACATGGATTCACTGGCCACCTTGGGTATCCCCGCGGGCGGATATGGCATGCGCTATGAATACGGGATTTTTTACCAGAAAATCATTGATGGTTTCCAGGTCGAAACGGCGGACAACTGGCTGCGAAAGGGCTATCCATGGGAGCTTCCCCGCCCTGATTACCTCTACCCCATTCGTTTTTACGGCCATGTCCAGCACACCTCCAATAAGGAGGGCCGTGGAATCTGCCACTGGGTGGATTCGCACGATGACGTAATGGCAATGGCCTATGACATTCCGATCCCCGGGTACCACAACCAGACGGTGAACAACCTGCGCTTATGGAGCGCGCGTTCCACCCGGGAGTTCGACCTGGGAAGCTTCAACGAAGGCGATTACGTGCAGGCCGTCACTCATAAACACGAATCCGAAACCCTCTCCAAGGTGCTCTACCCGAACGACAGCAACATGCAGGGTAAGGAATTACGTCTGAAGCAGGAATATTTTTTTGTCTCCGCTTCCCTGCAGGACATTCTTCGCCGGTACAAGCGCAACCACTCCACCTTCGAACAATTCCCCCAAAAAGTGGCAATCCAGTTGAATGATACGCACCCCGCTCTCGCGATCCCGGAACTGATTCGTTTGCTGATGGACCGCGAACACCGCCCCTGGGATGAAGCGTGGGAAATCACCATCAAAACCTTCGCCTACACCAACCACACCGTCCTTCCAGAGGCACTGGAAAAATGGTCGGTCGATCTCCTGCAAAGGGTTCTGCCCCGGCACCTGGAAATCATTTACCACATCAACCAGGACTTTTTAAACCGTGTGCAGGTTTCGCACCCGGGCAACAACGCAATGCTGGAAAAGGTGTCCATTGTGGAGGAAAAACCGGTCAAAAGCATTCGCATGTCCAATCTTGCCATCGTCGGCAGCCATTCCGTCAACGGCGTCGCCGCCCTGCACAGCGATATTTTGAAAAGCCGGGTCTTTCCCGAATTCAACAAGCTTTTTCCGGGCAGGTTCATCAACGTCACAAATGGCATCACACAGCGGCTGTGGCTCAAGTCCTGCAACCCCGCGCTGGCAGACCTGCTGAACGACACCATCGGCGACAAATGGGTGACCGACCTCAGCCAGATGAAGAAGCTGAGGAACTTCGCGGAGGACGAGAATTTTCAAAAACGCTGGCGCGATGTGAAGATGCTCAACAAAATACGACTGGCGAAGTACATCCGCGAAGACAAGGCCCTCCGCATGGAGATCAACCCCAATCACCTGCTAGACATTCAGGTGAAGCGCATTCATGAATACAAACGCCAGCTTCTCTGCCTCCTGCATGTCATTGTGTTGTACAACCGCTTCAAGGAAAACCCGAACTGCGATCACGTTCCCCGCACCGTGTTGTTTGCGGGAAAGGCCGCGCCGGGTTACCACATGGCCAAGCTGATCATCAAACTCATCACCAGCGTCGCCAAAAGGGTAAACCAGGACGGACAAACGGCAGACAAACTCCGCATCGTTTTCATTCCCAATTACAGCGTGAACAAAGCGGAGGGCATCATCCCCGGAGCCGATCTTTCAGAACAGATTTCCACCGCAGGCATGGAGGCCTCCGGAACGGGCAACATGAAGCTCGCTCTCAATGGGGCTCTCACCATCGGGACCCTCGACGGAGCCAACGTCGAAATCAAAAACGAAGTGGGTGAGGACAACATCTTCATTTTCGGACTCACCGCCGAACAGGTTGACGAGCTCAAAACTCGAGGCTACAATCCACAAGGTTATTATGAACAAAACGGGGAGTTGAAGCGGGCCGTGGGCATGATCCGGGACGGCTACTTTTCTCCGGACCACCCGCACCTGTTCCAACCTCTCATCGATTCTTTGCTGGTCCAGGGGGATCGGTTCATGGTGCTGGCGGATTTTGCAAGTTACATCAAAACACAAAAAGAGGTGGAGGCCTTGTTTCTCCAACCCAACGAATGGACGCGGAAGTCCATACTCAACGCCGCCGGGATGGGCTTGTTTTCGAGTGACCGTGCCATCCGTCAATACTGCGAAAAAATCTGGAACGTCCATCCGCTTCCAAAATAA